One genomic segment of Chryseobacterium phocaeense includes these proteins:
- a CDS encoding RagB/SusD family nutrient uptake outer membrane protein, whose amino-acid sequence MKQLKYISFALIGLWSLTGCTNELETAPTDQASGEEVFKTAESAETVINGAWAKLQDDGPTYANIGYSTVLRTSDAMGSDAAVLTNKYGFPSAYAFTELVNNTASRVQFIWFTLYSTINNMNNVITRIDQTEGSQAKKDQVKGQAKALRAFCYLNLASFYQFSYLKDKTALTAPIYTEPSAIGSVPKKRASLEEIYTLIKSDLTEADLLLANYSRNNKDKINKAVVNGLLARTYLNTGEWSKAAAAAKIARTGYPLMAAEKYKEGFNDITNGEWIWGHGQTQEQSGASYAFHYLDVSSSGSYYYSFMADPFFKDLFDANDIRSQLFQWDGVPGREGLLRYSKFKFKTGLIADIVLMRAAEMYLIEAEAEARIGNVTNAITALNELKAARNANPYSGSLTQNEVIKEILIERRKELFGEGFSLSDIIRTQGNVVRKPYIDAAGQPIKVQITTPDGTVKTVNGRGHSVFSFPDQSAFAPNSKYYLFSIPQKEIENNPNL is encoded by the coding sequence ATTAATGGTGCGTGGGCAAAACTGCAGGATGACGGTCCTACTTATGCTAATATCGGGTATTCTACGGTGCTGAGAACCAGTGATGCTATGGGGAGCGATGCCGCTGTCCTGACCAACAAATATGGTTTTCCTTCTGCCTATGCGTTTACAGAACTGGTAAATAATACAGCTTCCCGGGTGCAGTTTATCTGGTTTACGCTGTATTCCACCATTAATAATATGAACAATGTAATTACCCGTATTGATCAGACGGAAGGCAGCCAGGCGAAAAAAGACCAGGTAAAAGGACAGGCCAAAGCGCTGCGTGCCTTCTGCTACCTGAACCTGGCGAGCTTTTACCAGTTCAGCTATCTGAAGGACAAAACCGCACTTACCGCTCCGATCTATACGGAACCTTCCGCGATTGGTTCTGTTCCAAAGAAAAGAGCAAGCCTTGAGGAAATCTATACTTTGATTAAAAGTGATCTTACGGAGGCGGACCTTCTTTTGGCCAACTATTCTCGAAATAACAAAGATAAGATCAATAAAGCTGTGGTTAACGGTCTTTTAGCAAGAACCTATCTGAATACCGGGGAATGGAGCAAGGCCGCTGCAGCCGCAAAAATTGCCAGAACCGGCTATCCTCTGATGGCTGCTGAAAAGTATAAGGAAGGGTTCAATGATATCACCAACGGAGAATGGATCTGGGGGCACGGACAAACCCAGGAGCAGTCGGGGGCGAGCTATGCTTTCCATTATCTGGATGTATCGTCTTCGGGAAGTTATTATTACAGTTTTATGGCTGATCCTTTTTTCAAAGATTTATTTGATGCGAATGATATCAGATCCCAGCTTTTTCAGTGGGACGGAGTTCCGGGCAGGGAAGGTCTTTTGAGGTATTCAAAATTTAAATTTAAAACCGGTCTTATTGCTGATATTGTCCTGATGAGAGCCGCCGAAATGTACCTGATCGAGGCAGAAGCTGAGGCCAGAATTGGAAATGTCACGAATGCAATTACGGCTTTAAACGAATTAAAAGCAGCCAGAAACGCCAATCCTTACAGCGGATCTCTTACCCAGAATGAAGTGATCAAAGAAATCCTGATCGAAAGAAGGAAAGAACTTTTCGGGGAAGGTTTCTCCCTGTCAGATATTATCAGAACGCAGGGCAATGTAGTACGAAAACCTTATATAGATGCCGCCGGACAACCTATCAAAGTTCAGATCACCACTCCGGACGGAACGGTAAAAACGGTCAACGGAAGAGGGCATTCGGTCTTCAGTTTCCCGGACCAGTCTGCTTTTGCCCCGAACAGCAAATATTATCTGTTCAGTATTCCGCAGAAGGAGATTGAGAATAATCCTAACCTGTAA